In Fusobacterium periodonticum ATCC 33693, a single genomic region encodes these proteins:
- a CDS encoding autotransporter-associated N-terminal domain-containing protein, with amino-acid sequence MRNNNLNDVEKNLQSIAKKYDNVKYSIGLAVLFLMKGVNAFSDNNIIQEAEKQKDILIDAKKEKAEVKEKKQTLQVAPKMKASWVNMQFGANDMYSNYFASTKTKVDKASVVKSEKTILVASADNSASLPMFAKLLSDIEETTENRTEVLASIANKEVSSTETIATPTMEEIRASKQELRSSVGNLQDKIDTARRENNKEIDGLRLELIKLMEQGDQVVKSPWASWQFGANYIYSKWNGTYKGTGDKAEKYAFEGVFVRGNWWENNVSPNSKTYERLETSSNPNSSLTNRRKNLNYGLVKTVPVVDKGVPFLIEPVININTPPLPNLNINPVAINSTVNFGIPDVETVAFTPTKLPDIKPNVFNPPALDEVSIGFSQDMVGSQFYLEPNVIVNNANAQSNASGTTVTINDNGFSVNNPFTWEGKKGNMGRDGSGTVAGTWTFDQSNPQPGQTYTDGRAGSIVNNATSAYTGYLGQTNYRSGTPVSPQTVFSFTQYQQPDNIKYGHGIDTTVSGDWTLINNTTNPHNRGAGGTYKPPTNTVRFMSVNGTTVYSYYDPLNVTFNGKLNLYGRSKENSLSTGKPHMTVGIEQQAAGAKQSTFTNAGEINLEKEDAKNSTEYARYLIGMTSMIEDYAQYQPTSGNFVGQRGPTPYPKIIYKPWESAMINKGTINVKSIDSIGMDFSEFYFNKEANLGGNATKKKAWDNKGSLNVYMKVGNINVSSTDPGIYQEVSGSYGIRVPNLFAPGVSDNLDAIRRNEDTRAIYYDETVIDGEGGKITLTGSHNTGVSISKIIRGSGLHPIANPYTKTETIATTDGSQDVYEGHISVYDYQTGKGSDGNGLGGKTTDRANLDNTGRTLDDLIGNIYNLNIVVDGKENVGFLRKSDYMKGNYDADIQTLAEKDFVIKDSHIASIDFADNTDGGVLFRTDRYGIDLAKNLTVNPGDAYIGDTDPNKDESEWLNKRFNIVMLANGGENHTDTVVPKVRNSGKITVNAPAASPKRNIIGLMAYKGAKAVSDEDVTITNSNNSIGMVLTGTNDSNKISSGTSSKKISVTGKNVTGIYNNGSNYEMTAGSIEVNGDKSIAVYASKANNRQAITKLGAGTISASGDGSIGLYADGGSDIELNGTTINIGDKGLFFFGKAENSDEAQLKLTGNATVNVANGGTAFYVKKSNSGSPLASIRHAGSTGTLTVNLANGSTLMVAEGNGGTASPERISSLSSVGSSSVTGINIVGTAGQYVPYKALRVPLLVDRNSNLDSAADTYLNSEFSSSSVTIDTGVTVSGSGALTSPTKLVKKSKVAIAQKNTNSTNRNDVILTNNGTINFTGNDMAGIVGEYSEINNNSTINVTGANSTGIISANGSLATNNGTINIGNGGTGLAGINYLGVTDTPASSIPTYGNQSIDLVHNGSIVSTGNSAAIGVLASDLKSVVDKNGTTLNITNANAARITLGSNSTIDVSSAAGGVGVYSKGLLRSGVMANVTDSGSKIKINANGIGLYLEGTELSATAGSIEAINNTTAKGIYTDSNVNSAKNITLLGDKSIAIHNFGKNSQYTTDININNSGNIKLGDSSNRNDPSIGIYTKYANVNHQGTIEAGNRSLGIFSETPLSLTSGGSIKVGNEGLGIYKKQGTATINGAITTGNSATAVYADNNVTINNNSANVSVGDNSFGFIVLNNGTNNYSSSATTNFTMGSKSVYLYKTGANGVANTATTVRSNGISSTAFYAKDGGKITNTGNVDFSNSIGSVGAYASAGEVYNSGNITIGRSDIENNYYAIGMATQNGGKIVNNPGSTINVTGNYGIGMFAEGAGSRAENYGTIDISGNGELIGAYGMYLNNGAYGLNQGTIRTGRYSNDSQKSDSFGVAVLNGATLENRGTIDIDMANSYGIYIKNGIIKNYGTINVSGAGSVGIRNKDGKDEHGNLITESDLAAANINASNGANAYVNATTASTQPAVAGSTMISPTGVVTINGKVVPVHDLTPGPNPVVNQNYAFSNVGIYIDSLGRTNPINWVDGFNPSVDNDLIIGAEAAELSRSKAIKIGKNIMSPYLNQYQSLTSGSSVTLNAISGSLTWTAQPISGPSGLPEEVIMAKIPYTDFVTKQENAWNFADGLEQRYGVEPVGSREKEVFNKLNSIGKNERVLLTQAYDEMMGHQYANTQQRVYTTRIYLK; translated from the coding sequence ATGAGAAATAATAATCTAAATGATGTAGAAAAGAATTTACAGTCAATTGCGAAGAAATATGATAATGTAAAATACTCAATTGGACTAGCAGTACTTTTCTTAATGAAAGGTGTAAATGCATTTTCTGATAATAATATAATACAAGAAGCAGAAAAGCAAAAAGATATTTTAATAGATGCAAAAAAAGAAAAAGCAGAGGTAAAAGAAAAAAAGCAAACGCTACAAGTAGCACCAAAAATGAAAGCTTCTTGGGTGAATATGCAATTTGGAGCTAATGATATGTATAGCAATTATTTTGCTTCAACTAAAACTAAAGTAGACAAAGCTTCAGTTGTGAAAAGTGAAAAAACTATTTTAGTAGCTAGTGCAGATAATAGTGCTAGTTTACCTATGTTTGCTAAACTTTTATCGGATATAGAAGAAACTACAGAAAACAGAACAGAAGTTCTAGCTTCAATAGCTAACAAAGAAGTTAGCTCTACAGAGACAATAGCAACACCTACAATGGAAGAAATTAGAGCAAGTAAACAAGAATTAAGAAGTTCAGTTGGGAACTTACAAGATAAAATAGATACAGCAAGAAGAGAAAATAATAAAGAAATAGATGGTTTAAGGTTAGAATTAATCAAATTAATGGAACAAGGGGATCAAGTAGTAAAATCACCTTGGGCTTCATGGCAATTTGGAGCAAACTATATATATAGTAAATGGAATGGTACATATAAAGGTACTGGAGATAAAGCTGAAAAATATGCTTTTGAAGGAGTATTTGTAAGAGGAAATTGGTGGGAAAATAATGTTTCACCTAACAGTAAAACTTATGAAAGATTAGAAACAAGTTCTAATCCTAATTCTTCATTAACAAATAGAAGAAAAAATTTAAATTATGGATTAGTTAAGACAGTACCTGTTGTAGATAAGGGAGTTCCATTTCTAATCGAACCAGTTATAAATATCAATACTCCTCCTCTACCAAATTTGAATATTAATCCAGTTGCTATTAATTCAACTGTGAATTTTGGTATTCCAGATGTAGAGACAGTAGCATTTACTCCAACTAAACTACCTGACATAAAACCTAATGTTTTCAATCCACCTGCATTGGATGAAGTATCTATCGGATTCTCACAAGATATGGTGGGTTCTCAATTTTATTTGGAGCCAAATGTTATAGTTAACAATGCAAACGCTCAATCAAATGCAAGTGGTACAACTGTAACCATAAATGATAATGGTTTTTCTGTAAACAATCCATTTACTTGGGAAGGTAAAAAAGGTAATATGGGTAGGGATGGTTCAGGAACTGTTGCTGGGACTTGGACTTTTGATCAGTCTAATCCACAACCTGGTCAAACATATACTGATGGAAGAGCTGGAAGTATAGTAAATAATGCTACCTCAGCTTATACTGGATATCTTGGGCAAACTAATTATAGAAGTGGTACTCCTGTATCTCCTCAAACAGTGTTTAGTTTTACTCAGTATCAGCAGCCTGACAATATAAAATACGGACATGGAATAGATACAACTGTATCTGGTGACTGGACTTTAATAAATAATACAACTAATCCTCATAACAGAGGAGCTGGAGGAACATATAAACCGCCTACTAATACTGTTAGATTTATGAGTGTAAATGGTACAACAGTATATTCATATTATGATCCGTTAAATGTTACTTTTAATGGAAAATTAAATTTATATGGAAGATCAAAAGAAAATTCATTATCAACAGGAAAACCTCATATGACTGTTGGTATAGAACAGCAGGCAGCAGGTGCTAAACAATCAACTTTTACTAATGCAGGAGAAATTAATCTTGAAAAAGAAGATGCAAAAAACTCAACTGAGTATGCTAGATATCTAATTGGTATGACATCTATGATTGAAGATTATGCTCAATATCAACCTACATCTGGTAATTTTGTAGGTCAAAGAGGTCCAACTCCTTATCCTAAAATTATATATAAACCTTGGGAAAGTGCTATGATAAATAAAGGGACTATCAATGTAAAGAGTATTGATAGTATAGGAATGGATTTCTCAGAATTTTACTTTAATAAAGAAGCTAATCTTGGGGGTAATGCAACAAAAAAGAAAGCTTGGGATAATAAAGGTTCTTTAAATGTTTATATGAAAGTAGGTAATATAAATGTTTCAAGTACTGACCCTGGTATATACCAAGAAGTAAGTGGAAGTTACGGTATAAGAGTTCCTAATCTGTTTGCACCAGGTGTATCAGATAATCTTGATGCTATTCGTAGAAATGAAGATACTCGTGCAATTTATTATGATGAAACTGTTATAGATGGTGAAGGTGGAAAAATTACTCTTACTGGTAGCCACAATACAGGAGTTTCTATTTCAAAAATAATTAGAGGTTCTGGACTACACCCAATAGCTAATCCTTATACAAAGACTGAAACAATAGCAACAACTGATGGTAGCCAAGATGTTTATGAAGGTCATATAAGTGTATATGATTATCAAACTGGTAAGGGGTCTGATGGTAATGGTTTAGGTGGTAAAACTACTGATAGAGCAAATTTAGATAATACTGGTAGAACTCTTGATGACTTAATTGGAAATATCTATAATCTAAATATAGTTGTAGATGGAAAAGAAAATGTAGGGTTCTTAAGAAAATCAGATTATATGAAAGGTAATTATGATGCTGACATTCAAACTCTTGCAGAAAAAGATTTTGTTATAAAAGATTCTCATATAGCAAGTATAGATTTTGCTGATAATACTGATGGTGGAGTATTATTTAGAACAGATAGATATGGTATAGATCTTGCTAAAAATTTAACAGTAAATCCTGGAGATGCTTATATAGGAGATACTGATCCTAACAAAGATGAAAGTGAATGGCTTAACAAGAGATTTAATATAGTTATGTTAGCTAATGGTGGAGAAAATCATACTGATACAGTAGTACCTAAAGTTAGAAACTCTGGAAAAATTACTGTTAACGCTCCTGCTGCTAGCCCTAAAAGAAATATAATAGGATTAATGGCTTATAAAGGTGCTAAAGCAGTAAGTGATGAAGATGTAACTATAACAAATTCTAATAATTCCATTGGTATGGTTCTTACTGGTACTAACGATAGTAATAAAATAAGTTCAGGAACAAGTTCTAAAAAAATTAGTGTTACTGGAAAAAATGTAACTGGAATCTATAATAATGGTTCTAATTATGAAATGACAGCAGGCTCTATTGAAGTAAATGGAGATAAATCTATTGCAGTTTATGCTTCAAAAGCTAATAACAGACAAGCAATTACTAAATTAGGAGCTGGGACAATTAGTGCTAGTGGAGATGGTTCTATTGGACTTTATGCAGATGGTGGTTCTGATATTGAATTAAATGGAACAACTATAAATATTGGAGATAAAGGGCTATTTTTCTTTGGAAAAGCTGAAAACTCAGATGAAGCTCAATTAAAATTAACTGGAAATGCTACAGTAAATGTTGCTAATGGTGGTACTGCTTTCTATGTAAAAAAATCTAATTCAGGTAGTCCTTTAGCAAGTATTAGACATGCTGGCTCAACAGGTACATTAACAGTTAATTTAGCTAATGGTTCAACATTAATGGTTGCTGAAGGTAATGGTGGTACTGCTAGTCCAGAAAGGATTTCTAGTTTAAGTTCTGTAGGTTCTTCAAGTGTTACTGGAATAAATATAGTTGGAACTGCTGGTCAATATGTTCCATATAAAGCTTTAAGAGTACCTTTATTGGTTGACAGAAATTCAAATTTAGATAGTGCTGCTGACACTTATTTAAATTCAGAGTTCTCTTCATCAAGTGTTACTATTGATACTGGTGTAACTGTTTCAGGTTCTGGAGCTTTAACTAGTCCAACAAAATTAGTAAAAAAATCAAAAGTTGCTATTGCACAAAAAAATACTAATTCAACAAATAGAAATGATGTAATTTTAACAAATAATGGAACTATTAATTTTACTGGAAATGATATGGCTGGTATTGTTGGAGAATATTCTGAAATAAATAATAATTCAACTATTAATGTTACAGGAGCTAATTCAACAGGTATAATTTCTGCTAATGGTTCATTAGCTACAAATAATGGAACTATTAATATAGGAAATGGTGGTACTGGACTTGCTGGAATTAACTATTTAGGTGTTACAGATACACCAGCTTCATCAATTCCAACTTATGGAAATCAATCTATTGATTTAGTTCATAATGGAAGCATTGTATCAACTGGTAATTCTGCTGCAATAGGAGTACTTGCTTCTGATTTAAAATCTGTTGTTGATAAAAATGGAACTACTCTTAATATCACTAATGCTAATGCAGCAAGAATTACATTAGGATCTAACTCTACAATTGATGTTTCATCTGCAGCAGGTGGAGTTGGAGTATATTCAAAAGGTCTATTAAGAAGTGGTGTAATGGCAAATGTTACAGACAGTGGTTCTAAGATTAAAATAAATGCTAATGGTATAGGTCTATATTTAGAAGGAACTGAACTTTCTGCAACAGCTGGAAGTATTGAAGCTATAAATAATACTACAGCTAAGGGAATTTATACAGATTCTAATGTTAACAGTGCTAAAAATATAACATTACTTGGAGATAAATCTATTGCTATTCATAACTTTGGAAAAAATTCTCAATATACAACAGATATAAATATTAATAATAGTGGAAATATTAAGTTAGGAGATTCATCTAATAGAAATGATCCAAGTATAGGAATATATACTAAATATGCAAATGTAAATCATCAAGGAACTATTGAGGCTGGAAATAGAAGTTTAGGAATTTTCTCTGAAACTCCTTTATCTCTTACTTCTGGAGGCTCAATAAAAGTTGGAAATGAAGGTTTAGGAATATACAAAAAACAAGGTACAGCAACTATAAATGGAGCTATTACAACTGGAAATTCTGCAACAGCAGTTTATGCAGATAATAATGTAACTATTAATAATAATTCTGCAAATGTTAGTGTTGGAGATAACTCATTTGGTTTCATAGTATTAAACAATGGAACTAATAACTATAGCAGTTCAGCTACTACTAACTTTACTATGGGATCTAAGAGTGTGTATCTATATAAGACAGGTGCTAATGGAGTAGCTAATACTGCTACAACAGTAAGATCTAATGGTATTAGTAGTACAGCTTTCTATGCAAAAGATGGTGGAAAAATAACTAACACAGGAAATGTTGATTTTTCTAACTCAATAGGAAGTGTAGGAGCTTATGCTTCAGCAGGAGAAGTGTATAACAGTGGAAATATAACTATTGGTAGATCTGATATAGAAAATAACTATTACGCAATAGGTATGGCTACACAAAATGGTGGAAAAATAGTTAATAATCCAGGATCTACTATAAATGTTACTGGAAACTATGGAATAGGTATGTTTGCAGAAGGAGCAGGAAGTAGAGCTGAAAACTATGGTACTATTGATATCTCTGGAAATGGAGAGTTGATAGGAGCATATGGAATGTACCTTAATAATGGTGCTTATGGACTAAACCAAGGTACTATTAGAACTGGAAGATATAGCAATGATAGTCAAAAATCTGATTCATTTGGAGTAGCTGTTTTAAATGGTGCTACATTAGAAAACAGAGGAACTATTGATATAGATATGGCTAATTCATATGGTATCTATATTAAAAATGGTATCATTAAAAACTATGGAACTATAAATGTTTCTGGTGCAGGTTCTGTTGGTATAAGAAATAAAGATGGAAAAGATGAACATGGTAATCTTATTACAGAAAGTGATTTAGCTGCTGCTAATATTAATGCAAGTAATGGTGCAAATGCTTATGTAAATGCAACTACTGCTAGTACTCAACCAGCAGTAGCAGGAAGCACAATGATTTCTCCAACTGGGGTTGTTACTATTAATGGAAAGGTTGTTCCTGTCCATGATTTAACACCAGGGCCTAATCCAG